In Rhodoferax koreense, a genomic segment contains:
- a CDS encoding DUF3304 domain-containing protein, which produces MTNAIKTDFKRATTLRMRKFRDLARRALLAVAAVVLATACSTGSEDLVPDKDKIGISISAVGHYGSMIGIPEFYLDGHWGGNAMGWGGGGGGMCCMLLPRKITKPVMVKVTWTTNRSNVGEARQHEETVPVNFAVPPGDSAGLFVHFLPGHHVELWVTPGYPEGSKYPGPKFPRRPAPAYSPLPDEKPQPAITGKQPGGATP; this is translated from the coding sequence ATGACAAATGCAATCAAGACGGATTTCAAGCGCGCTACGACACTTCGCATGCGGAAATTTCGTGACCTGGCGCGCCGCGCGCTACTGGCGGTTGCAGCCGTGGTGCTGGCCACGGCCTGCAGCACCGGCTCCGAGGATCTGGTGCCGGACAAGGACAAGATCGGCATTAGCATCTCTGCTGTCGGCCACTACGGTTCGATGATCGGGATACCCGAGTTCTATCTCGACGGGCATTGGGGCGGCAACGCCATGGGCTGGGGCGGCGGCGGCGGCGGAATGTGCTGCATGCTGCTGCCGCGCAAGATCACCAAGCCTGTGATGGTGAAGGTAACTTGGACGACGAATCGAAGCAATGTAGGTGAGGCTCGTCAGCACGAGGAAACCGTTCCCGTCAATTTCGCGGTACCGCCCGGGGATAGCGCAGGACTGTTCGTGCATTTCTTGCCGGGACACCACGTCGAGCTGTGGGTAACGCCTGGGTATCCGGAGGGCTCTAAGTATCCCGGCCCTAAATTCCCACGCCGCCCGGCCCCAGCCTACTCACCGTTGCCGGATGAAAAGCCGCAACCCGCCATAACAGGCAAACAACCCGGCGGAGCCACGCCATGA